The Chaetodon trifascialis isolate fChaTrf1 chromosome 11, fChaTrf1.hap1, whole genome shotgun sequence nucleotide sequence GTGGTGGAAGCTTTTTCCctatcaagggccatttcaatttttatgGCATCCTTTGTGAGCCATTCTAAATTATTGAGTGCGTATATCACACTTACCTCCAATgcgatggctggaactgcttctctttggcgaggcgtctgatgtcagatggtagtgatgatgaggctactcacagctgttttttcagGTCACTCTTTTTCCAggtctttgcaagagtcagttttgaaaagagctgctcccAGTAGTCGGGCTGTACCAGTATCTGTTGTCATATTGTATTGTATCCCCTCAAAAAAGGAGAatctttgtatttttgtatgaCTCACGCGAGTTTGACGGCGGGATCATTTGTGTGTCTTCACCCCAAACAGCACTGCGCCATAAGCTAGCGAGCAACAGCGGGTAccaagagtgtgtgtgcctgtgtgtgttttcagtttagCCTCTTACTGAACTCAGCACTCACCACACTCCCGTTCGTTCaggctcttttcttttccccttcttctctctgtaaGTCCATGAAGTAAAGTACATTTCCCCTCCAGTAAGCAGTAAATCAACAAAGAGAGACTAATTACAGCACAGGTCGGCACCTCCGCGGCTCGCTGTTGCAGACAGGTTGAAGTGAAGATTAATCCACTTTTTAATCCcaaaagtttaaaaaaggaAACTGTGAAGCTTCAAAGCTGAGTCGCAGGTTGTCCCAAAGCGAGACGCGAACTTCAGTGAGTGTCTCTGCAGAATGGCAAAATCCTCATGACAAACATGGAGTTTTTAGAACTTGCGCAGAGGGATTTTGTTGCACTGAGCTTTGAGCTCGTCGATGCTTTGCAGTTCGTTGTAGGTTGTCATGCACATctgctggttccacattaaatggCATAGCAAACATGCTCAGgtccttttgtttccttttcatgtcctgaaacctcgCACCAATTGCCCGGAGGAGTTTCACActcatattcagatgtcacagcaggcttttgttcttgcagtgGGAGTGGGAgcatgcacagtgtttcctgtttccagctgcactTGCCGCAGCTTTAATTCagcttcagatgatttcacgtttgaaaacagagagctgagaagctgctggagctggaggttcAGATCTGAGAGGTgcttggtaatgtccaccacTTTAGACTGTCGTGTTGTAGAATGCgacacattttcactcacattttcttttgtctttaacttttttttgtatttatgattgTCTTTATGATTATATGAGACTATATTTAGATTATACTGAGCCAACTACAAATTTGGCAGAAGATGGTAATGTCTATCCTCATGGCACGTTGTCTTGAACTTTGCAGAGGACCTCAGGTGTGCTCAGGTCGCTCggcctgcacacaaacacatccctGTATGTTTTTTAATCCTGGCTAAAGCCGCATCTTTCTGTATCTTTCcaccttcattttcttttctctgacagCCAGACACACGACATGTTTAGTAAATACACAGCCGAGGGAGGTGGACTGACAACTTTGAAGGAGTAGCACACCAAAGACCCGTGTTTGTGTCATGTCGAGATTTAGCCTCAAAAGATGCCAACATTACTCTGCACTGGGTGCTGTCTTGAAAACATGGAAACTGTGATGCACGCAGAAATGACACTGACATTTATTGACAATAGACTGATTTTAACCTGAGAACAAAGGCTCGGCAGCTTGAATACTCAGGAAATGGTGTGTAGTAGCAGTTCAGCGAGGCTCATAAGCTGTTTCATATCAATCACAGGTTTTTAATCAGTTAAATGTTGATCACGGGGAGAAGGAGTAAGTGAATGTAGAAGAGTTTTATTAGGAATTATCTGCAAAAGGTTCAACTTCACAGTGTGGTTAAACCGCTGGCAATAATCTATTAGTGTTGGTCCATCTCAAACAAACaagtgtgaagtgtgaaaaaCCACAGCCAGCAAAGGTGCTTCTTCAAACCAAGGTTAACAAGCATTTGCAAAGCAAAATCCATGACATTAGGTACGTTTTAATGCTGGGCTGTGCTGAAAAGCTGTCAGACAGAGGGGGAACACGTGATAATTGTTAAAATGGGGATTGAAGCACACACTTTCGAGTAGTTTCTCCTCAAATTCATTGGGTTACACTTTAGCgcacacaaaaagagagagaagttcaGATCCTGCATACTGTGTTACCTGGCAAAGCGCCTCGTGAAGCAGACCTGATTGTCAgtctttacatattttgttgGATCCAGCTCCCCAATTCCAACATCAGTGTGGAGGCAGACcctcacaccacacacaccatctgacAAGCACTCCCTTTAAAGCACATGGACCTCCTTAAGCTGTCAgaattcagtgtattttatcATCATTTGTTCTCGCCAGTATCTCGATGCCTTTTGACAGGGTAAGGTAAGTTGCTGAAAGTCCTTCCTCAGAGGAATAATACAGGAGAgatttctctttcccttctctGTCAGCGGTGTTCTTGTGATTGGCAGTGTAGACATAAGTATGAGCATTAAAACATGTGTTGCTCCCGTTCCTGCAGGTGGAAGCCCCGTTCATACCAAAGTGCAGAGGCCCGGGGGACACCAGCAACTTCGACGACTACGAGGAGGAAGAAATCCGCGTTTCTGTTACGGAAAAGTGCGCAAAGGAGTTCGCAGAGTTTTAGGATGCGCGAACATGGATAAATCAGGGAAATAAGGGGATCTTTGCACTCTTCTAAAGACTTGGGATGGAGCAGAGACCATCGTTTTTCAGATCTACTACATAGTCCCTTCATTCCGTCAGGCTGAATGAGGTCGCCATGATCCTTGGGTGCCGATAACCTCTCACTGTCACGTACACCTGCGTATTAAAGCAGACAcaccactttttcttttttttttgtacctacccaccgttttttttttgtttgtttgtttgtttttttactttgaagCAGTTAGTCTTGGATGTTGTTTCAATTTATGAGGAAAAACTGAGACAATGGCCAGTAATAGTCCACACATTGTAACTGACTTGTTTGACACGCAGCTCTGTGGGTTGTAGACCGCTCCCTCTGGTCGTCAGCGGTGTATATTTAACGGTCTGTTACACGTCCACTTCACATTGGCTATTGTAAAATTCTGGCCAGCTTTCAGAGGTGGCATTCGTCCTATGTGCATATCTGTCAGGTTTGTAAGACATCTGAACACGCTGAGTGTTGAAAGCATGACCAAATAGAAGACAATGGGTGACACAAGAAGAGAGGTCCtctcctttctttgctttttgccCAGAGAGCCGAGTCCTCGGACCCCCCAGGGTAACATCCGTTCACTGTCTTCTTGGTATTCTGACCCAGGCACAGCAAGCCATCGCAGAAAATGACAAACCTTGTTACGTTGTAAAAGGCaaatggatttgtttgtttgatcctTTTGGATCGGTCAGTTACATGTAAAATTTGTCATTGGGTATCTTACTATTTTTTGTCGCTGTGTCTAACATTATAGTCATATTGTCCCTAGAGTTCAGGTCTGCTTATAAAGACCCTTTCTTCTGAGTCTGTGGAACAATGCGACTTCAGTCAATGGGGAAGAGTGAGGTGAAATCCTTGTGAGGACTTTTATTGAGTGTAACGTAAACTTGAGAAGGTTGGTGTGAATAGTGTTGCGGCTTTGTGCCTCAACATTGTTAGTGaggcctttaaaaaaaatatttgtaatgtATTAAATTGAAGATGTTTTAAAATCTTAAGAAACAGGAAAGCAAAACTGCATCGTTACCATAGTCGCCCTGTCGCCGCCCCAAACCGATGTCTTTGGTTCGTTCTCATCAAAGAATGTAGATTTGCAACTTATAGGTATGCATATTTGAAAGCTTTGATTTCAAGGTACAGTTTTCCTCACAgtacactggttaaaataaagACTGCTCCTTTGTATCACATGTAACCCTCTTATTGTTAAACTCATGACATCATACGTatattcattgtttcatatatgtttttatttatacaCATTAGAGATGCtaataaattttatttttaaaagtgTTGAAGTTGTGTGACTGTCCGTGCATCGTGAGTCTCGACTGTCGTGCAGTTCTGTTCACAGGTCTGAGTGTAAGCACAAAGAAGTCCAGAGTAGCTGAGAAATGTTGGATCATTGACAGGTGACCAGCAGCCCTCAGAAAAACACTTACGAGTCACTTTCAGCACTGTGAATATGGTCACATCACCGTTTGTAGTTCTGTACTTTGGTGCAATTACACAAAGAAGGAAAATCCACAGTTACTAAAATGTGCCATTTGGGATGTCCAGGTACTTGGGAACacttcagagacacacacacgaaacagTTATGAACTAACtttttaaattatatatatatataaaaaataaacccAGTGAAAGAAAATTAAGTCAGTACAGTATCTTTTCATAGTTGCCATTTTAATTTAGTGTAGAACTGAAGAAATGAACATTCATGCAGACACAGAGTATCAAATGTGAGAGACTATAataagtaaataataataaaaagaggATCAATTAACAGTGAGAAAGGTAAAAGAACAGTTTAAGGACCAAATAAATTTAAATTATAGAGAGTCCTATgactatgttttttttttttaaggttgaGTTAAGATTTTATTTCAACTAATGAGGAAGGCTTGTCCTTAAAGTTTGTTCCCCCATTTAATGTAGAGAAAAATGTCTTAAACACATATGTTACTTACACTGAATGATAACGCTATTTAAACGCACACTTATAAGTATAACGATGGCAAAACTGGCAGTTTTGGGTGTTCTTGCTTGCCGTAGTCTCTCCATTGAGTGGGTGTATGGGTAATGTAGTACAGCGGCGGACACGTGGGTCGTTGCGTTAAAGTTTGCGGAAACATGGCGGGCTTagagctgctgtctgaccaGGGATACCGTTTAGATGGAAGAAAAGCCACCGAGCTGCGGAAGGTCCAGGCCCGGATGGGTGTGTTCGCTCAGGCCGACGGTTCCGCGTATTTAGAGCAGGGAAACACGAAGGCTTTGGCTGTGGTTTACGGCCCACATGAGGTAAGTGGCATGGAGGGAGCCAGGCGTGTTAGACAACAGTGAGACTGGTACTCACTCCAGAGGAAATGTCAGTCAGAGTCATGTCAGGATGTTTTGTTGCCTTTAACAGTCCAGTGCGTATTTTGAACGTTCACATAATGCGGAAGGAAGCACAGAAGGAAATTTCAGATTAAAGGTCAATCAGTCAGGATGAAAACATCATCCAGTCTAAGTGTTTTGTTTAGTGAGGAAAACTGGATTGACGTTTCTAGATCAATCACTACTTTATTAATCAGAAATACAGATAAAGTACAGATCAGTTAAGTATTTctttaatttgtaaaataagaaataatgcCCATCGCAAGACCCAGAGCCCAAATTATTTctgtccagctgctgtcagactttacagtCAACACAGGTTCCAGTGGACCGTACACACAAAGTGACAGTATTTAGTATGAGCAATAATGTGAATTCCACAACTGTCTCTTTCACTTATTATatgcatttattattatattgtactGATCCTTCTTACTCTGTCCTCTTTGCTGCTGTAGCACTGcacattttcctgctgtgtaTTGGATTGCATTGGATTTCCCAGGTGTGCAGGAGTGTTCTGTAGGAAGAGCAAATGAGATCTTAATTGATTAGTAAAGGACTTACGCAGGGACATGTTCTGTCACCTGTAGATGCGAGGTTCTCGCAGCCGGACTCGTCACGATCGAGCTGTCATCAACTGTCAGTACAGCATGGCCACgttcagcacagcagagaggaagaggagaccaCACGGGGACCGCAAGTCTACGGAGATGAGCCTCCACCTGAAGCAGACGTTTGAAGCTGCTGTGATGACCCAGCTCTACCCACGCTCTCAAATAGACATCTATGTCAAGGTTAATGTGGAACAGTGGGAGGGGGAGTTGAAGTCTTGGGGTCATCCTTGgggaaaaatgctaaaattaggatttttttttttattgatatgcATGAAAACTTTTCTTTCCGAACAGATTCTGCAGTCGGATGGAGGAAACTACAGCGTGTGTGTAAATGCTGCCACTCTGGCGGTGATTGACGCTGGCATCCCCATGCGGGACTACGTGTGTGCCTGCACGGTCGGGTTTGTGGATGAGACACCTCTCGCTGACCTTTGCTATGCAGAGGAGAGTGGTGGAGTGAGCTCTCTGGCCTTAGCGCTGCTGCCCCGAGGTGGACAGATCGCTCTGCTGCAGATGGACGCCAGACTACATCAGGACCACTTAGAGGCTCTGATTGAAGCTGCCATGACAGCCTGTAAAGGTGTGAGCAAGGTGCTGGATGAGGTGGTGCGACAACATCTCAAAGAGGTTACTGTGCTCTCCGGAGAGTGATGCAGTGAGGACAGGTGAACATCTAGACTGTGCTTTAAGTGGCAGACTGGAAAGTGTTTTTGGACTTAATGgagatgttgtttttttttttatatatatagtcaTGGCAATTACATTTTGTACAGTAAACTAATGGTCAAGCGAACAATAAATATGTTAACCCAGCATCATTTGTGCTTTGCATGTTCATTTGTGAGTGGTTGCATTAGTTATTCAAGTATTTAAAGGTACAATCGTGAATCTTAACGCAAGCATAATGGTAGCcatgaaaataatataaatagTATATAATTTCATATATAATTTATTATGTAATAATATGATTGAAAATAACTACAAGAAAAGATATGGAGCAATTAATGTTTTAGATGCTTTTAAACTTTTGTACATCAGCACTGTTTgtaaacagcaataaaacaggGATATTGTCAACTCCTGTATAAGGTTTGAAATACTTTTGGAAACAAAATgcaacccaaaaaaaaaaaaattttctgTAACTGAAAATCTGAAATTGTTTATTTAGGATGCATACTTACTTACATATATTATTTTTAAAAGCACCGATTTTGCctttaaaacagacaaatggTTCAAGGTGATTTTTAAAATCTGAGAAAGTGCAGTAGTATAACCttaaaaattaataataaatacagttattttttcatttatccTTACActgtaattatttattttcatgagaTTGAGTTTTTCTTCcctatttttctttattttattcccGGTTTTTTTAACCGGAAGACGGTCCGTCACATTAATGTTTCCACAGGAACAAGGAAATCGAAAACATTTAGcaactgctgctgtgaaaaagccCCTCCTCTGCAGGTGGATGTGACCAGCTGTACCCGGGAAAGAGGTATGTCTTTATACGTATTAtgtgaaatattgaaaaattAACCACGTAACTGTGGATAATAATGACATTCATCTAGGACAACGGTTTAAAGCATTTTACCGTCTCGTgaagccagccagccagccagcgagccagccagctagctagctagcagcaAGCTAACCGTAGCTGTCAATGGGTATTAAGACAATGGGTGACAGAAAACAATTTGTCAGTTCGACCTGTATTGAAAACTATGTAATGATCCGCATATGAATATTAGAGCTGTCAGATATAGATAAAAGTCATGCTTTTCAGTCTTGGGCTTTATGCCTTTGTAAAAGTTGGTCTTGAATTATGTATTTCAAGTGTATAGGTAATAGGTACAGTTACAGTGCGTGTGCTGCCTTCAGGATCCAGTGTATCTATTTAACTGTTGCAGAGGACGACAACATGGGACTGCTGTCTGACCCAAACAGAAGACGGGCTCTGATCAGCCTGCTAACCCGCCTCAATGCCCCAATCTGGTGAGTTTTTGGTCATATCACGATTTATATGCCAATGTGAAATCTGAGATGCACCCAAAGTGCCCCTGGGCTCATAACTTACacaatttctttcattttattccaATCCTCCTAATCCTTAGTGTGGTCTGCTACTTGGCGGGTCTTGCCTGGTTCATGGGGTTAGCATTTGAGCCATTCACTCTTCGGACATACATGTCAGAGAATGCCATGGGGTCTACCATGGTGGAGGAGCGCTTTCCGGCAGGGGAGAGGGCGCTGGCCACGGCCAGAGAGTTTTCAGCTCATAAGAAGAAAGCAGGGTAAGCAACACAAAGCTGTTCAGAAACAAAGCATGACATGAGTGAAAAAGCTGATTTGATCATTATGACTAGTTTTCAATGGCATTGAGGGTCTTGTACTAACCTGTGCCAAATACGATGGGGTGTTATGAACAGCTGGCGCTGTTTTTTTTGTAGCTTCAGACCAGTCTATTTTACACACTATTAATCATAACGTTGAGGTTTGTGAGCAGATTAACAGTAGATGTCCGAGCACAGTGCACTTGACAGGGTTTTgaaattttccctttttttatttcactgtctAATGTGACCAGTTGTTTCTCTGCAGTGGGATGCCAGTGGATTGGCTGGTGAAGACCATGCAGGATCGGGGTCTGGAGGTGTTCACCCAGAGGTTCTCTCGCACGCTGCCCTTCcctgatgaaaacaaagagagataTGTATGTTTGTGATTTAAGGCTTACAAATTACTGAtatattttgtgtgtatttctgcgGATATTCCATGACTCCTCTTCATCTtatttcatcctctctcctgtcagatGGTGAAAGGCACAAATGTATATGGGATCCTTCGAGCCCCCAGAGCGCCACGGACTGAGGCCCTGGTGCtgagtgccccctgcaccccaggcaacaacaacaaccaggcAGTGGGGCTGCTACTCGGCTTGGCACACTACTTCAGGAGTGAGTAGAGAACCCACGGCCCTCTCCGCCATTTGAACAATATTGCAGTGACATCTCTTGTCCTAAATTCTGCTGTATTCCTGAATAGATCAGATATACTGGGCCAAGGACATCATCTTCCTTGTGAACGAGCACGATCTGATCGGAATGCAGGCCTGGCTGGAGGGTTACCACCACACCAACACTACAGGTAATCACTAGCAGGAACTCTCTTGAAGTGTTGGTTGTCAAAGCCAATTCATGCAGAACTCAGAAAAATCATTCCTCAGTTAATCTTTCTTCTGAAACGACATGTCCAGGTATGGACTGGTCTCCACTTCAAGGCCGTGGTGGTTCAATCCAGGCAGCTCTGTCCCTGGAGCTCAGCAGTGATGTCGTCACCAGTATGGACCTGATACTGGAAGGCCTCAATGGCCAGCTCCCAAACCTGGATTTAGCCAACCTCTTCTACGCTTTCTGTCAGAAGATCGGCGTCCTCTGCACCATCCAGGGCAAGGTGAAGGCTTGTGATGAGATGGAGTGGAAACGAAACATGTGTTTGGTGAGCAGAATGGTCCGAGGTTTTCTCCGTGTAATCTCGCCTTTCTCCGTGCATGTTTCTacagctgcagaggaatgaCTGGGACACCGTGTCAGGCTACAGCCATTCAGTCCAGACCATGatgctgatggtgatgaagcAGGCCAGCGGGCGGTCTTGGGGGGATCATGGTCTTTTCCTGCGATACCACATTGAGGCTGCCACCATCAAGGGCGTCAACAGTTTCCGCCAGTACAAGACTGATGCCACCACCATTGGCAGGTCAGAGCGAGTGCATGCTGactttttgtgtttgatttgaatgtttttgtgtgtttttttttttttgtgcagatttgATGCATTATTGCTTATTTAgttgtttcttttatttgccTTCATGAATATCCTCTAGGCTCCTGGAAGGAATGTATCGTAAGCTGAATAACCTCCTCGAGCGCCTTCACCAGTCCTACTTCTTCTACCTCATGCCGTCCCTCTCTCACTTTGTCTCCATTGGGTACTACATGCCAGCCTTCGGCCTCCTCGCTGTCATCCTGCTGCTTCGTGTATCCTTTCAGttattttactttcagtttgatttaatacaaaaatacgacagagaaaaagaaacaaatgcacacagtgtgtgtgtgtagacctACCCTGATCGCAGCCCACGTTATTGATTGCATGTGAACAGATTTCATTTTAACACTGCTATTGGTACGCACTCGATTGCCAGATTTGCCCTTAACAACGTTGCAGGCCTTAGACCTGTGGGTCCAACTTGCGACTCCTCCACCAAGAACAGAAGATGGAGTTGCTGACGCTGAGCAGGttagatgcacacacattatGGTGTAGAAATTTGACTATTTACTTAGGCCCTTAAATCACCACTTTAATCAAATGTGCCTCCTCTCAGATGTCCAGTCCAGGAGTGCTGTCGGTGTTGACTCCTCTGGTGATCAGCCATCTGACTGGAGTAGCTCTGTACACCCTGCCAATCCACTTTCAGGAGATGGCTGTGGAACACTTCCCGGTGTCTGAGACCGAGGCTGTGGTCCTGACAGCTATAGCTGTTTACACGGCCGGCCTGGCTTTGcctcataacacacacaggtagCTACACTCAAATTTTTgacacatgcatttttaatgttgcaTATATGAACATTGAGCTTGCACAAACTGCTTTTGTGAACATGCAATAACATATTAACAGCAAGAAAGTTGCCACATCGTGTGTGACAGTGAAgtactcacactcacacatgtttAAGTAAGATTTTTGGCCCTGaggttttgctgtttgttgtagGCTGCTGTCAGGCGAGGGGACGGAGCAGGGCTGGAGAGTGCTGA carries:
- the exosc4 gene encoding exosome complex component RRP41, with the translated sequence MAGLELLSDQGYRLDGRKATELRKVQARMGVFAQADGSAYLEQGNTKALAVVYGPHEMRGSRSRTRHDRAVINCQYSMATFSTAERKRRPHGDRKSTEMSLHLKQTFEAAVMTQLYPRSQIDIYVKILQSDGGNYSVCVNAATLAVIDAGIPMRDYVCACTVGFVDETPLADLCYAEESGGVSSLALALLPRGGQIALLQMDARLHQDHLEALIEAAMTACKGVSKVLDEVVRQHLKEVTVLSGE
- the gpaa1 gene encoding glycosylphosphatidylinositol anchor attachment 1 protein isoform X1, with protein sequence MYFKCIGNRYSYSACAAFRIQCIYLTVAEDDNMGLLSDPNRRRALISLLTRLNAPICVVCYLAGLAWFMGLAFEPFTLRTYMSENAMGSTMVEERFPAGERALATAREFSAHKKKAGGMPVDWLVKTMQDRGLEVFTQRFSRTLPFPDENKERYMVKGTNVYGILRAPRAPRTEALVLSAPCTPGNNNNQAVGLLLGLAHYFRNQIYWAKDIIFLVNEHDLIGMQAWLEGYHHTNTTGMDWSPLQGRGGSIQAALSLELSSDVVTSMDLILEGLNGQLPNLDLANLFYAFCQKIGVLCTIQGKLQRNDWDTVSGYSHSVQTMMLMVMKQASGRSWGDHGLFLRYHIEAATIKGVNSFRQYKTDATTIGRLLEGMYRKLNNLLERLHQSYFFYLMPSLSHFVSIGYYMPAFGLLAVILLLRALDLWVQLATPPPRTEDGVADAEQMSSPGVLSVLTPLVISHLTGVALYTLPIHFQEMAVEHFPVSETEAVVLTAIAVYTAGLALPHNTHRLLSGEGTEQGWRVLKLVAVLYLAVLLGCTALINFSLGFILALTLVPVAAFVTPHVPKVLSAFILVILSPACTLLFSVFFYQELQEMPISFQEGWLLYLSVISQGILDHFLFGSLVYPLIALLVYPCWLLFWNILFWK
- the gpaa1 gene encoding glycosylphosphatidylinositol anchor attachment 1 protein isoform X2, whose product is MGLLSDPNRRRALISLLTRLNAPICVVCYLAGLAWFMGLAFEPFTLRTYMSENAMGSTMVEERFPAGERALATAREFSAHKKKAGGMPVDWLVKTMQDRGLEVFTQRFSRTLPFPDENKERYMVKGTNVYGILRAPRAPRTEALVLSAPCTPGNNNNQAVGLLLGLAHYFRNQIYWAKDIIFLVNEHDLIGMQAWLEGYHHTNTTGMDWSPLQGRGGSIQAALSLELSSDVVTSMDLILEGLNGQLPNLDLANLFYAFCQKIGVLCTIQGKLQRNDWDTVSGYSHSVQTMMLMVMKQASGRSWGDHGLFLRYHIEAATIKGVNSFRQYKTDATTIGRLLEGMYRKLNNLLERLHQSYFFYLMPSLSHFVSIGYYMPAFGLLAVILLLRALDLWVQLATPPPRTEDGVADAEQMSSPGVLSVLTPLVISHLTGVALYTLPIHFQEMAVEHFPVSETEAVVLTAIAVYTAGLALPHNTHRLLSGEGTEQGWRVLKLVAVLYLAVLLGCTALINFSLGFILALTLVPVAAFVTPHVPKVLSAFILVILSPACTLLFSVFFYQELQEMPISFQEGWLLYLSVISQGILDHFLFGSLVYPLIALLVYPCWLLFWNILFWK